The Sphingosinithalassobacter sp. CS137 genome includes a region encoding these proteins:
- the trpA gene encoding tryptophan synthase subunit alpha yields MRRIARAFAYAASDRRAALVTFITAGDPTPAATGAILDALVEGGADVIELGMPFTDPMADGPAIQLANLRSLGAGTKTADVLAIATAFRSRHPDVPLVLMGYANTMTRPTPAGFADRARDAGVDGMIVVDIPPEEAAELAPFGERGIDVIRLATPTTDAARLPAVLEGAGGFLYYVSVAGVTGKQQAAQDSIEQAVARLKAATDLPVAVGFGIRTPEQAAQIARVADGLVVGSAIVELIGRHGADAPAHVRTYVQSLSAAIAAARKEVA; encoded by the coding sequence ATGCGTAGAATCGCAAGAGCGTTCGCGTATGCAGCATCCGACCGCCGCGCCGCGCTGGTCACCTTTATCACCGCTGGCGATCCCACACCCGCCGCTACCGGCGCGATCCTCGACGCGCTCGTCGAAGGTGGTGCCGATGTGATCGAGCTCGGCATGCCGTTCACCGATCCGATGGCCGACGGCCCGGCGATCCAGCTCGCCAATCTGCGCAGCCTGGGTGCGGGCACGAAGACCGCCGACGTGCTCGCCATCGCCACAGCCTTTCGCAGCCGCCATCCCGACGTGCCGCTGGTCCTCATGGGCTATGCCAACACGATGACGCGTCCCACGCCCGCCGGTTTCGCCGATCGCGCACGCGATGCCGGAGTCGACGGCATGATCGTCGTCGATATCCCGCCCGAGGAGGCCGCGGAACTCGCTCCCTTCGGCGAGCGCGGCATCGACGTTATCCGTCTCGCCACGCCCACTACCGACGCCGCGCGCCTGCCGGCCGTGCTCGAAGGTGCCGGCGGGTTTCTCTATTACGTCTCGGTCGCAGGCGTCACCGGCAAGCAGCAGGCGGCGCAGGATTCGATCGAACAGGCGGTCGCGCGGCTCAAGGCCGCCACCGACCTGCCGGTCGCGGTCGGCTTCGGCATCCGCACGCCCGAACAGGCGGCGCAGATCGCCCGCGTCGCCGACGGCCTCGTCGTCGGTTCGGCGATCGTCGAGCTGATCGGACGCCATGGCGCCGATGCGCCCGCCCATGTCCGCACCTATGTCCAGTCGCTCAGCGCAGCGATCGCCGCTGCCCGAAAGGAAGTCGCATGA
- a CDS encoding endonuclease/exonuclease/phosphatase family protein has translation MIKVASYNIRKSIGTDRRRRPDRTLHVLREIDADVIALQEADRRFGTRAAVLTPHLLSEHSPWKPVSFGIRQTSIGWHGNAILVRKEAQILDCEAIHLPALEPRGAVVADVRIGGTALRVVGMHLDLSGLWRRRQANAILAHLASSSRQYPTILMGDLNEWSRGSGCLRDFGRDFSIADTGRSFHAHRPVARLDRIIVSPDLRITETGVHESVTARIASDHLPVWAELARS, from the coding sequence ATGATCAAGGTCGCCAGCTACAATATCCGCAAGTCGATCGGCACCGATCGCCGGCGCCGGCCCGACCGCACGCTCCATGTGCTGCGCGAGATCGACGCCGACGTGATCGCGCTGCAGGAGGCGGACCGGCGGTTCGGCACGCGCGCTGCCGTGCTCACCCCGCATCTGCTTTCCGAGCATAGCCCCTGGAAGCCGGTTTCCTTCGGCATCCGCCAGACCAGCATCGGCTGGCACGGCAATGCGATTCTCGTCCGCAAGGAAGCTCAGATCCTCGATTGCGAGGCCATTCACTTGCCGGCGCTCGAACCGCGCGGCGCGGTGGTCGCGGACGTTCGGATCGGCGGCACGGCGCTGCGGGTCGTCGGCATGCATCTCGATCTGTCGGGGCTCTGGCGGCGGCGCCAGGCGAACGCCATCCTCGCGCATCTCGCTTCCAGCAGTCGGCAATATCCCACGATCCTGATGGGCGACCTCAACGAATGGAGCCGCGGCTCCGGCTGCCTGCGCGACTTCGGCCGCGATTTCAGCATTGCCGACACCGGGCGCAGCTTTCATGCGCATCGGCCGGTGGCGCGGCTCGACCGCATCATCGTGTCGCCGGACCTGCGGATCACCGAAACCGGAGTGCACGAAAGCGTGACCGCCCGCATCGCTTCCGATCATCTGCCTGTCTGGGCCGAGCTCGCGCGCTCCTGA
- the trpB gene encoding tryptophan synthase subunit beta: MNAPNSFRTQPDDHGHFGQFGGRFVAETLMPLVLDLEREYRAAKLDPAFAAQFDDLLEHYVGRPSPLYYAERLTEALRKDAPEGMGAQIWFKRDELNHTGAHKINNCIGQILLAIRMGKTRIIAETGAGQHGVATATVAARFGLPCVIYMGARDMERQAPNVFRMKLLGAEVIGVESGARTLKDAMNEALRDWVANVHDTFYIIGTAAGPHPYPELVRDFQSVIGREAREQMLSRTGRLPDLLVAAIGGGSNAIGLFHPFLDDPDVAMLGVEAAGEGLDRKHAASLAGGEPGILHGNRTYLLQDEDGQIAEAHSISAGLDYPGIGPEHAWLRDIGRVEYTAVTDTEALDAFQLLCRTEGIIPALEPSHAIAAVTRKAREMKKDQVILANLCGRGDKDIFTVAQALGVAI; encoded by the coding sequence ATGAACGCCCCCAACAGCTTCCGCACCCAGCCTGACGATCATGGGCATTTCGGCCAGTTCGGCGGCCGCTTCGTCGCCGAGACGCTGATGCCTTTGGTCCTCGACCTCGAGCGCGAGTATCGCGCGGCAAAGCTGGATCCCGCCTTCGCCGCTCAGTTCGACGATCTGCTCGAACATTATGTCGGCCGCCCCAGCCCGCTCTACTATGCCGAGCGGCTGACCGAGGCGCTGCGCAAGGACGCGCCGGAGGGCATGGGTGCCCAGATCTGGTTCAAGCGCGACGAACTCAACCACACCGGCGCGCACAAGATCAACAACTGCATCGGCCAGATCCTGCTCGCGATCCGCATGGGCAAGACGCGGATCATCGCGGAAACGGGCGCGGGTCAGCATGGCGTCGCCACCGCCACCGTCGCCGCGCGCTTCGGCCTCCCCTGCGTGATCTACATGGGCGCGCGCGACATGGAGCGGCAGGCGCCCAATGTTTTCCGCATGAAGCTGCTGGGTGCCGAAGTGATCGGCGTCGAGAGCGGCGCGCGCACGCTGAAGGACGCGATGAACGAGGCGCTGCGCGACTGGGTCGCCAACGTCCATGACACCTTCTACATCATCGGCACCGCGGCGGGTCCCCATCCCTATCCCGAACTGGTCCGCGACTTCCAGAGCGTGATCGGCCGCGAGGCGCGCGAGCAGATGCTCAGCCGAACGGGACGCCTGCCCGACCTGCTGGTCGCGGCGATCGGCGGCGGATCGAACGCGATCGGCCTGTTCCATCCCTTTCTCGACGATCCCGACGTCGCGATGCTGGGCGTCGAGGCGGCGGGCGAAGGGCTCGACCGCAAGCACGCCGCGAGCCTCGCGGGCGGCGAACCCGGCATCCTCCACGGCAACCGCACCTATCTGCTCCAGGACGAAGACGGCCAGATCGCCGAGGCGCATTCGATCTCGGCCGGGCTCGACTATCCCGGCATCGGCCCCGAGCATGCGTGGCTGCGCGACATTGGCCGCGTCGAATACACCGCCGTCACCGACACCGAAGCGCTCGACGCATTCCAGCTGCTCTGCCGCACCGAAGGCATCATTCCCGCGCTCGAACCTTCGCACGCGATCGCAGCAGTGACGCGCAAGGCACGGGAAATGAAGAAAGATCAGGTGATCTTGGCTAATCTCTGCGGTCGCGGCGACAAGGACATCTTCACCGTCGCGCAGGCGCTGGGGGTGGCGATATGA
- the accD gene encoding acetyl-CoA carboxylase, carboxyltransferase subunit beta yields MSTETTWLGRVRNALSFVYPKAQSEDTLWHKCKGCGQMVFNRELEENLHVCPHCDFHERIGPKRRFDMLFDNARYDLLPAPRVTEDPLKFRDSKRYQDRLRTARADTGEQDAFVNASGSIHGRRAVVGVQDFAFMGGSMGQAVGEAFIAGAEAAIAARAPYVVFTASGGARMQEGILSLMQMPRTTVAIEMLHDAGLPYIVVLTDPTSGGVMAAYAMLGDIQIAEPRATLAFTGRRVIENTIREKLPEDFQTSEYYRDHGLVDMVTHRKELRETLGRLIDLLETEKAAA; encoded by the coding sequence ATGAGCACCGAAACCACCTGGCTCGGCCGCGTCCGCAACGCGCTGTCGTTCGTCTATCCCAAGGCTCAGTCCGAAGACACGCTCTGGCATAAGTGCAAGGGCTGCGGGCAAATGGTTTTCAATCGCGAGCTGGAGGAGAATCTTCACGTCTGCCCGCATTGCGATTTCCATGAGCGGATTGGGCCAAAGCGGCGGTTCGACATGCTGTTCGACAATGCGCGCTACGATCTCCTCCCCGCCCCCAGGGTGACCGAGGATCCGCTCAAGTTCCGCGATTCCAAACGCTATCAGGATCGCCTGCGCACGGCCCGCGCCGATACGGGCGAGCAGGATGCGTTCGTCAATGCCTCGGGCTCGATCCATGGCCGCCGCGCAGTCGTGGGCGTTCAGGATTTTGCCTTCATGGGCGGCTCGATGGGCCAGGCGGTGGGCGAGGCGTTCATCGCCGGCGCCGAAGCCGCGATCGCCGCGCGAGCGCCCTATGTCGTATTCACTGCCTCGGGCGGTGCGCGCATGCAGGAGGGTATTCTCAGCCTGATGCAGATGCCGCGCACCACCGTCGCGATCGAGATGCTGCACGACGCGGGCCTTCCCTATATCGTCGTGCTCACCGATCCCACTTCGGGCGGCGTCATGGCGGCCTATGCCATGCTGGGCGACATCCAGATCGCCGAGCCGCGCGCCACGCTGGCCTTCACCGGCCGCCGCGTGATCGAGAACACGATCCGCGAAAAGCTGCCCGAGGATTTCCAGACCAGCGAATATTATCGCGATCACGGCCTCGTCGACATGGTCACGCACCGCAAGGAATTGCGCGAAACGCTCGGCCGATTGATCGACCTGCTGGAAACGGAGAAGGCCGCGGCATGA
- the purN gene encoding phosphoribosylglycinamide formyltransferase, whose amino-acid sequence MAALVEAARERDCPYEVVLVASDRPEAPGLAWAAERGVATFAQSPKGIPKSDYEVKIEAALRDAGVEAIALAGYMRLLSDAFVARWRGRIVNIHPSLLPKYKGLDTHARALAAKDSEAGCSVHLVTEELDGGEVLGQARVPILPGDTHESLAARVLVEEHRLYPRVVAEWLSS is encoded by the coding sequence ATGGCCGCACTGGTCGAGGCCGCGCGCGAGCGCGATTGCCCCTATGAGGTCGTGCTGGTCGCCAGTGATCGTCCGGAGGCGCCGGGCCTCGCCTGGGCGGCCGAGCGGGGCGTCGCCACATTCGCCCAGTCGCCGAAGGGCATTCCCAAGTCCGACTATGAAGTGAAGATCGAGGCGGCGCTGCGCGATGCCGGCGTCGAGGCGATCGCACTCGCCGGCTATATGCGCCTCCTCAGCGATGCCTTCGTCGCGCGATGGCGCGGGCGGATCGTCAACATCCACCCCTCGCTGCTGCCGAAGTACAAGGGGCTCGATACCCACGCCCGCGCCCTCGCTGCGAAAGATTCGGAGGCGGGCTGCTCGGTCCACCTCGTTACCGAGGAACTCGACGGCGGCGAAGTGCTTGGCCAGGCGCGCGTTCCCATACTCCCCGGCGACACGCACGAAAGCCTCGCCGCCCGCGTGCTCGTCGAGGAACATCGCCTCTATCCCCGTGTTGTCGCCGAGTGGCTGAGCTCCTGA
- the purM gene encoding phosphoribosylformylglycinamidine cyclo-ligase, translating into MTDPKPGEGPYTYADAGVSIAAGNALVRAIAPLARATRRPGADADLGGFGGLFDLRAAGFTDPLLVAANDGVGTKLKLAIEHDRHDGVGIDLVAMCANDLIVQGAEPLFFLDYYASGRLDSAVAERVIAGIAEGCRQAGCALIGGETAEMPGMYADGDYDLAGFCVGAVERDRLLDGGKVASGDVLLGLASTGVHSNGYSLVRRLAADRGWKLDRPALFDADTLLIDALMKPTRIYVRSLLPQLRAGRIHGLAHITGGGLLENIPRVLPEGCHAHVDADAWPQSRLMGFLQAQGNIEPEEMARTFNCGIGMVAIVAPDDADAVAGALTDAGETVHRIGTVTEGARGCTVAGSAGSWSARADWSATHAA; encoded by the coding sequence ATGACCGATCCGAAACCGGGCGAAGGCCCTTACACCTATGCCGACGCCGGCGTCTCGATCGCCGCAGGCAACGCGCTCGTCCGCGCCATCGCTCCGCTTGCGCGGGCGACGCGCAGGCCCGGTGCCGACGCCGATCTGGGCGGTTTCGGCGGACTGTTCGATCTCAGGGCGGCGGGCTTCACCGATCCGCTGCTGGTCGCCGCCAACGACGGGGTCGGAACCAAGCTCAAGCTGGCGATCGAGCACGACCGCCACGACGGCGTCGGCATCGATCTCGTCGCAATGTGCGCCAATGATCTGATCGTCCAGGGCGCCGAGCCGCTCTTCTTCCTCGACTATTACGCCAGCGGCAGGCTCGACTCCGCAGTGGCCGAGCGGGTGATCGCCGGTATCGCCGAAGGCTGCCGTCAGGCGGGCTGCGCGCTGATCGGCGGCGAAACCGCGGAAATGCCCGGCATGTATGCCGATGGAGACTATGATCTCGCCGGCTTCTGCGTCGGCGCGGTCGAACGCGATCGGCTGCTCGACGGCGGCAAGGTTGCTTCCGGCGACGTGCTCCTCGGGCTCGCCTCCACCGGGGTCCATTCGAACGGTTATTCGCTGGTCCGCCGGCTCGCCGCGGATCGGGGGTGGAAGCTCGATCGCCCGGCGCTGTTCGATGCCGATACGCTCCTGATCGACGCGCTGATGAAGCCGACGCGCATCTACGTCCGGAGCCTGCTGCCGCAGCTCCGCGCCGGCCGCATCCATGGCCTTGCCCACATCACCGGCGGCGGCCTGCTCGAGAATATCCCTCGCGTGCTGCCCGAGGGGTGTCACGCGCATGTCGACGCCGATGCCTGGCCGCAGTCGCGGCTGATGGGGTTTCTCCAGGCGCAGGGGAATATCGAGCCAGAGGAGATGGCGCGAACCTTCAACTGCGGGATCGGCATGGTCGCCATTGTCGCGCCGGACGACGCTGATGCGGTCGCTGGAGCGCTCACCGACGCCGGAGAAACCGTTCACCGGATCGGTACGGTGACCGAGGGCGCGCGCGGCTGCACCGTCGCGGGAAGCGCCGGAAGCTGGAGCGCGCGGGCCGACTGGAGCGCCACGCATGCGGCCTGA
- a CDS encoding patatin-like protein has protein sequence MVQIRDKELRLALVCYGGISLAVYMHGITKEIWRVARASRAARDGDPAALGSQGVYRALLHEIQELTGVRLRVLVDILSGASAGGINAIYLGQAITTGQSLEPLTDLWLDYADVEKLIDPDHAPSSRFSKFWAAPIAWMAMGRSNTIEQEVDAGSRDEFRRKLEHFVRSRWFEPPFGGPQLLNMLLDAFETMGKAPAGKRLLPDGQPLDLFVTVTDFRGHPERLRLNSPPEVTETEHRLVFSFTDHGEASIPLGDPIELAFAARATSSFPGAFPPVRVSEIDKVVAERELAWPNRDAFLEHVLPRQWLANGAEQAVLIDGSVLANAPFRPAIDALRERPARRQVDRRFVYIDPTPDLRWDFYGSPSENPGFFQTLLGALSELPREQPIRDNLESIAERSDRIERMLAIVTRIRAEVEAQVEALFGYTLWLDYPTPKRLAAWRRRAQVAAAARAGYGHTAYGLLKVDAVIDRTAQLLHGIGDQPGPDRRLDIRDAIARTVRARGIDEFGAALPNGASPETLVFLRAHDLGFRVRRLRLLARRLTEIDAEHEKEELSQMREAVYESLAAYLECRRSDHFSELREAVRELGPADDAGPILDRLGALMNLDRLDDETDARLSEGFSRLSRDLRRPILLAHLGFPFFDIATLPLLRGEGLDEFDPIRVDRISPNDATAIRSGTQATLKGIQLGTFGAFFSRAYRENDYLWGRLHGADRLVDIMLSTLPATTPFPEHRIGEVKRALFLAILNEEEPRLKAIPELFAQLRAEIG, from the coding sequence ATGGTTCAGATTCGCGACAAGGAACTGCGGCTCGCGCTGGTGTGCTATGGCGGCATCAGCCTCGCCGTCTACATGCACGGCATCACCAAGGAGATTTGGCGAGTCGCCCGCGCCAGTCGCGCCGCGCGTGACGGCGATCCCGCCGCGCTCGGCAGCCAGGGCGTCTATCGCGCGCTGCTGCACGAGATCCAGGAGCTCACCGGTGTTCGCCTGCGCGTGCTGGTGGATATCCTGTCCGGCGCCTCGGCGGGCGGGATCAATGCCATCTATCTGGGCCAGGCGATCACCACCGGCCAGTCGCTGGAACCGCTCACCGACCTCTGGCTCGACTATGCCGATGTCGAAAAGCTGATCGATCCCGATCATGCGCCATCGAGCCGATTCTCGAAATTCTGGGCCGCACCGATCGCCTGGATGGCGATGGGGCGCAGCAACACGATCGAGCAGGAAGTCGACGCCGGCTCGCGCGACGAATTTCGCCGCAAGCTCGAGCATTTCGTCCGTTCGCGCTGGTTCGAGCCTCCCTTCGGAGGGCCGCAGCTCCTCAACATGCTGCTCGACGCGTTCGAGACCATGGGCAAGGCGCCGGCCGGCAAGCGGCTGCTGCCCGACGGCCAGCCGCTCGACCTGTTCGTCACCGTCACCGATTTTCGCGGCCATCCCGAGCGGCTGCGGCTCAACTCGCCGCCCGAGGTGACCGAGACCGAGCACCGGCTGGTCTTTTCCTTCACCGATCACGGCGAAGCCTCGATCCCGCTCGGCGATCCGATCGAACTTGCCTTCGCCGCGCGCGCGACGTCGAGCTTTCCCGGGGCGTTTCCGCCGGTCCGCGTGAGCGAAATCGACAAGGTGGTCGCCGAGCGCGAGCTCGCCTGGCCGAACCGCGACGCGTTTCTCGAACACGTCCTGCCCCGGCAGTGGCTGGCGAACGGGGCGGAACAGGCGGTGTTGATCGACGGATCGGTGCTCGCCAATGCGCCGTTCCGCCCCGCGATCGATGCGCTGCGCGAGCGTCCGGCACGGCGACAGGTCGACCGGCGCTTCGTCTATATCGATCCGACACCCGATCTGCGCTGGGATTTCTACGGATCGCCGAGCGAAAACCCCGGATTCTTCCAGACGTTGCTCGGCGCCCTTTCGGAGCTACCGCGCGAGCAGCCGATCCGCGACAATCTCGAGTCGATCGCCGAGCGGTCGGACCGGATCGAGCGGATGCTCGCGATCGTCACGCGCATCCGCGCCGAAGTGGAGGCGCAGGTCGAGGCGCTGTTCGGCTATACGCTGTGGCTCGACTATCCCACGCCCAAACGGCTTGCGGCATGGCGTCGCCGCGCCCAGGTCGCCGCGGCGGCGCGCGCTGGATACGGCCATACCGCCTATGGCCTGCTCAAGGTCGATGCAGTGATCGACCGGACGGCGCAGCTTCTGCATGGGATCGGCGATCAGCCGGGGCCGGATCGACGCCTCGACATCCGCGACGCGATCGCGCGCACCGTCCGCGCGCGCGGAATCGACGAGTTCGGCGCCGCGCTGCCCAACGGGGCCAGTCCGGAGACGCTTGTGTTCCTGCGTGCGCATGATCTCGGCTTCCGCGTTCGCCGCCTGCGCCTGCTCGCGCGGCGGCTCACCGAAATCGACGCCGAACACGAGAAGGAAGAACTCTCGCAAATGCGCGAGGCGGTGTACGAATCGCTCGCCGCCTATCTCGAATGCCGGCGTTCGGACCATTTCTCGGAGCTGCGCGAAGCAGTGCGCGAACTTGGCCCTGCCGACGACGCCGGTCCGATCCTCGATCGGCTCGGCGCGCTGATGAACCTCGACCGCCTCGACGACGAAACCGATGCGCGGCTCTCGGAAGGATTCAGCCGTCTCTCGCGCGACCTGCGCCGCCCGATCCTGCTTGCGCATCTCGGCTTTCCCTTCTTCGACATTGCGACACTGCCGCTGCTGCGCGGCGAAGGCCTCGACGAATTCGATCCGATCCGAGTCGACCGCATCTCGCCCAACGATGCGACGGCGATCCGGTCGGGAACTCAGGCGACGCTCAAGGGGATCCAGCTCGGCACCTTCGGCGCCTTCTTCAGCCGCGCCTATCGCGAGAACGACTATCTCTGGGGGCGCCTCCACGGGGCCGACCGGCTGGTCGACATCATGCTTTCGACGCTGCCCGCCACGACTCCCTTTCCCGAGCATCGCATCGGCGAAGTGAAGCGCGCGCTCTTCCTCGCGATCCTCAACGAAGAGGAGCCTCGGCTGAAGGCGATCCCGGAGCTGTTCGCCCAGCTTCGCGCCGAAATCGGCTGA
- a CDS encoding bifunctional folylpolyglutamate synthase/dihydrofolate synthase, whose product MPDFATSSDPAVQAQLDRLNALSPGADILGLDRIRRLLARLGDPHEALPPVLHVAGTNGKGSTCAFLRAAIEAAGLRAHVYSSPHLVRFNERIRLAGRLIDDAALAPLLEEVLDRGGDIGASFFEVTTAAAMLAFARTPADATILEVGLGGRLDATNVVPRPLVTGIAQLGIDHEAFLGNSPEGIAAEKAGIARRDVPLVTMRYSESVAARVAEVAAAAGAPVRAAGDAWDWAVDGDRLRYSDAAADVATPLPGLPGPHQPGNLALAIAMLRHQAQLDVPDEAFVAAARHARWPARMQRLAPGPLAALLPPGAELWLDGGHNAAAAAAVSAAARDLAKERPLHLILGMLANKDAAALIAPFASFATSLTAVPVPGHAHHAPAHLAGLSASLGIASAAAAPDIRAALAALPRAAAPSRPVVLILGSLYLAGMVLEANGELPD is encoded by the coding sequence ATGCCAGACTTCGCCACGTCGTCGGACCCCGCCGTCCAGGCGCAGCTCGATCGCCTGAACGCACTGTCGCCGGGCGCCGACATTCTCGGGCTCGATCGCATTCGCCGCCTGCTCGCGCGCCTTGGCGATCCGCACGAGGCGCTGCCGCCGGTGCTCCATGTCGCGGGCACGAACGGCAAGGGATCGACCTGCGCCTTTCTGCGCGCCGCGATCGAAGCGGCGGGGTTACGCGCGCACGTCTATTCCAGCCCGCATCTCGTCCGCTTCAACGAGCGCATCCGCCTCGCGGGACGGTTGATCGACGACGCCGCGCTCGCGCCGCTGCTCGAGGAAGTGCTCGATCGGGGCGGCGACATCGGCGCGAGCTTCTTCGAAGTCACCACTGCCGCGGCGATGCTCGCCTTCGCGCGCACGCCCGCCGATGCGACGATCCTCGAAGTCGGGCTCGGCGGCCGGCTCGACGCGACCAACGTCGTCCCCCGGCCGCTCGTCACCGGCATCGCCCAGCTCGGCATCGATCACGAGGCATTTCTGGGAAACAGCCCCGAGGGAATCGCGGCGGAGAAGGCAGGCATCGCCCGTCGCGACGTGCCGCTCGTCACGATGCGCTACTCGGAAAGCGTCGCCGCACGCGTGGCGGAGGTGGCCGCGGCGGCGGGTGCGCCGGTCCGCGCAGCGGGCGACGCCTGGGACTGGGCGGTCGACGGCGACCGGCTGCGCTATTCGGATGCCGCCGCCGACGTCGCTACTCCGCTTCCGGGGCTTCCGGGTCCGCACCAGCCCGGCAATCTCGCGCTCGCCATCGCGATGCTCCGGCACCAGGCGCAGCTCGACGTGCCGGACGAAGCCTTCGTCGCGGCTGCGCGCCATGCCCGCTGGCCGGCGCGGATGCAGCGGCTCGCGCCGGGCCCGCTCGCTGCCCTGCTCCCCCCCGGCGCGGAACTGTGGCTCGACGGCGGCCACAACGCCGCCGCCGCTGCCGCGGTATCCGCCGCGGCGCGCGATCTGGCGAAGGAGCGGCCGCTCCACCTGATCCTCGGCATGCTCGCCAACAAGGACGCCGCGGCGCTGATCGCGCCCTTCGCGAGCTTCGCCACCAGCCTCACTGCGGTCCCGGTGCCAGGCCATGCGCATCATGCTCCTGCCCACCTCGCCGGCCTTTCCGCCAGCCTCGGCATTGCTTCGGCTGCGGCTGCGCCCGACATTCGAGCCGCGCTGGCAGCCCTGCCGCGCGCAGCCGCGCCCTCCCGGCCCGTCGTGCTGATCCTCGGCTCACTCTATCTCGCCGGCATGGTGCTGGAAGCGAATGGCGAGCTGCCCGACTGA
- the pyrF gene encoding orotidine-5'-phosphate decarboxylase has translation MTSPLYVALDTPDLAKARAIAERVKAHVGGIKLGLEFFMANGRHGVHEMHEIGLPIFLDLKFHDIPNTVAKAIEALRPLEPAILTVHAAGGRAMLEDAKAAAPTGTKVVAVTMLTSLDGSDLESIGLAPDPHEQVVRLTELARSAGVDGIVCSGEEVKAAHAAWKDGFFVVPGVRPASGTHADQKRVVTPRQALDRGASILVVGRPITQAEDPDQAARAIEATL, from the coding sequence ATGACCTCGCCGCTTTATGTCGCGCTCGATACGCCCGATCTCGCCAAGGCGCGGGCGATCGCAGAGCGCGTGAAGGCGCATGTCGGCGGGATCAAGCTCGGCCTCGAATTCTTCATGGCGAACGGCCGCCACGGCGTGCACGAGATGCACGAGATCGGACTGCCGATCTTCCTCGACCTCAAGTTTCACGACATTCCCAATACGGTGGCCAAGGCGATCGAGGCGCTGCGTCCGCTCGAGCCGGCGATCCTGACGGTCCACGCCGCCGGGGGCCGCGCGATGCTCGAGGATGCGAAGGCCGCCGCGCCGACCGGTACCAAGGTGGTCGCCGTTACGATGCTCACCAGCCTCGACGGCAGCGATCTCGAGTCGATCGGCCTCGCGCCCGATCCGCACGAACAGGTCGTCCGGCTTACCGAACTCGCGCGCTCGGCCGGAGTCGACGGCATCGTCTGCTCGGGCGAGGAAGTGAAGGCCGCGCATGCCGCATGGAAGGACGGCTTCTTCGTCGTCCCCGGCGTACGCCCCGCCTCCGGCACGCACGCCGACCAGAAGCGAGTCGTGACGCCGCGCCAGGCGCTCGATCGCGGCGCCTCGATCCTCGTCGTTGGCCGCCCGATCACCCAGGCCGAAGATCCCGACCAGGCTGCCCGCGCGATCGAGGCGACGCTGTAG
- a CDS encoding phosphoribosylanthranilate isomerase yields MRVSAKICGLSTPDAVDAALAGGATHIGFVFFPPSPRNLAFDRAASLTAAMPGETGRVGVFVDPDDALLDSAIDAARLTALQLHKTAPERAATIRARARLPVWAAVAVKTRADLDSAARFRGAADRILYDAKTPEGAALPGGMGLRFDWRLLQGFAHPLPWALSGGLDAENVGEAIRTTGATLVDVSSGVETAPGAKDPARIAAFLRAVAAS; encoded by the coding sequence ATGCGAGTCTCCGCCAAGATCTGCGGCCTTTCCACCCCCGATGCGGTCGACGCCGCGCTGGCAGGGGGCGCGACCCACATCGGCTTCGTCTTCTTTCCGCCCAGCCCACGCAACCTCGCGTTCGACCGCGCCGCGTCGCTCACCGCAGCAATGCCCGGAGAGACCGGACGAGTCGGCGTGTTCGTCGATCCCGACGACGCACTGCTCGATTCGGCGATCGACGCCGCACGGCTGACTGCGCTCCAGCTGCACAAGACCGCCCCCGAGCGGGCGGCGACGATCCGTGCGCGCGCGCGCCTGCCGGTCTGGGCGGCCGTTGCAGTCAAGACGCGCGCGGATCTCGATTCCGCCGCCCGCTTCCGCGGTGCGGCCGATCGCATCCTCTACGACGCCAAGACGCCGGAGGGCGCGGCGCTGCCCGGCGGAATGGGCCTGCGCTTCGATTGGCGGCTGCTCCAGGGCTTCGCGCATCCGCTGCCCTGGGCGCTGTCGGGCGGCCTCGACGCGGAGAATGTCGGTGAGGCGATCCGCACGACCGGCGCCACGCTCGTCGACGTCTCCTCGGGCGTGGAGACCGCGCCGGGAGCCAAGGACCCCGCCAGGATCGCAGCGTTCCTCCGCGCGGTTGCCGCGAGCTGA
- a CDS encoding LapA family protein: protein MRFLKVLFWLLLGGLVAAFVIYNGDERVAIHLWGGLIADFSLPMLLIVVFLAGFLPMLLAYHGYRWRMRQRLAGLERALADLRAVAPSPAPVTAAEPEPAPAETLPAPETDRA from the coding sequence ATGCGGTTTCTGAAGGTCCTGTTCTGGCTGTTGCTGGGCGGCCTCGTCGCGGCGTTCGTGATCTACAACGGCGACGAACGTGTCGCGATTCACCTGTGGGGCGGCCTCATCGCCGACTTCAGCCTGCCGATGCTGCTGATCGTGGTGTTCCTTGCCGGTTTCCTGCCGATGCTGCTCGCCTATCACGGCTATCGGTGGCGCATGCGCCAGCGCCTCGCCGGCCTGGAGCGCGCGCTTGCCGATCTGCGCGCGGTCGCCCCGAGCCCGGCACCCGTGACTGCCGCCGAACCGGAGCCCGCGCCCGCCGAGACCCTTCCCGCACCGGAGACCGACCGCGCATGA